From Actinomyces sp. oral taxon 171 str. F0337, one genomic window encodes:
- a CDS encoding glycosyltransferase family 4 protein, producing MTDVQILRNLVLLSTSATRQLVEDPVLLALQGARRLSEPWRGRCAQALGIGSDDHEVRRALSAFIADRPDSAREALSRAVPRSAVGRRLAAEMAIHLGSAERRHIDAEGLSPSVRARDLWSRGHLSTALSTLEGAPGSRALWARLRSQLAMMSPGFHLPGFSPSPGWTAPDPTEPPRVLHVLTSSLPHTQSGYTVRSHALLRAQAGVGINVHAVTRIGYPVTIGKPAAQATDVVDAVTYRRILPARSQDSPIARLTQMSRLLAREVETFSPHVLHTTTNYVNALVTQAVARSYGLPWVYEMRGVLECTWVASRPPSQEAEALSSERFTLLRAKEAEMARQADAVVVLSRVQAEDLADRGVDASRITVVPNAVDQEVLEADRLLPADARQRLGLPRSGLWVGSVSSLVGYEGFGALLRAVALCRTRGVDVRCAVVGDGVSRPELVALAGEMGLEKSVCVLPGRVDRATTLDWYQALDVFCVPRLDTPVCRLVTPLKPMTAMALGRPVVASDLPALREITAPSANRSFPAGDVEALSRVLTQLAAGAPLPSTRQTLPTWSSNAVRQAEIYAGLV from the coding sequence GTGACTGACGTCCAGATCCTGCGGAATCTGGTGCTGCTGAGCACCTCCGCCACCCGGCAGCTGGTCGAGGACCCGGTGCTCCTGGCCCTGCAGGGAGCGCGTCGGCTGTCTGAGCCCTGGCGCGGTCGGTGCGCTCAGGCACTCGGTATCGGGTCGGATGATCATGAGGTCCGCCGAGCCCTGTCAGCGTTCATCGCCGACAGACCGGACTCAGCCCGCGAGGCGCTGAGCCGGGCAGTACCACGATCTGCTGTCGGCCGTCGGCTCGCCGCTGAGATGGCGATCCATCTCGGTTCCGCGGAGCGCAGGCATATTGACGCCGAGGGCCTGAGCCCCTCGGTGCGCGCGCGGGACCTGTGGTCCCGGGGACACCTGAGTACCGCGCTCAGCACCTTGGAGGGGGCGCCCGGCTCCAGGGCGCTGTGGGCCCGTCTGCGTTCCCAGCTGGCCATGATGAGCCCGGGCTTCCATCTCCCCGGGTTCTCCCCCTCACCCGGTTGGACGGCTCCTGACCCGACTGAGCCGCCCCGCGTCCTTCACGTACTGACCAGCTCGCTGCCCCACACCCAGTCCGGCTACACGGTGCGCTCGCACGCGCTCCTGCGGGCGCAGGCCGGCGTCGGCATCAATGTGCATGCGGTGACGCGCATCGGTTACCCCGTCACCATCGGTAAGCCTGCGGCTCAGGCCACCGACGTCGTCGACGCAGTCACCTACCGGCGGATTCTTCCCGCGCGGTCACAGGACTCCCCGATAGCCCGACTGACTCAGATGAGCCGCCTGCTGGCGCGGGAGGTGGAGACGTTCTCCCCCCACGTGCTGCACACGACCACCAACTACGTCAACGCCCTGGTCACCCAGGCAGTGGCCCGCTCCTACGGTCTGCCCTGGGTCTACGAGATGCGAGGGGTGCTGGAGTGCACCTGGGTAGCCTCCAGGCCGCCGAGTCAGGAGGCCGAGGCGCTGAGCTCTGAGCGCTTCACGCTGCTGCGGGCCAAGGAGGCGGAGATGGCCCGGCAGGCCGACGCCGTCGTCGTCCTCTCACGAGTCCAGGCCGAGGACCTCGCGGACCGGGGTGTCGACGCCAGCCGGATCACAGTCGTTCCCAACGCCGTGGACCAGGAGGTGCTCGAGGCCGACAGGCTGCTACCGGCGGATGCCCGCCAACGGCTGGGACTGCCCCGCAGCGGCCTGTGGGTGGGGAGCGTCTCCTCCCTGGTGGGCTATGAGGGGTTCGGCGCGCTTCTGCGGGCTGTGGCGCTCTGCCGCACTCGGGGGGTCGATGTCCGGTGCGCCGTGGTGGGTGACGGGGTCAGCCGTCCCGAGCTGGTGGCCCTGGCCGGAGAGATGGGACTGGAGAAGTCGGTGTGCGTCCTTCCCGGACGGGTGGACCGAGCAACGACCCTGGACTGGTACCAGGCCCTGGACGTCTTCTGCGTGCCGAGACTGGATACGCCGGTGTGTCGGCTGGTGACACCCCTCAAGCCGATGACGGCGATGGCGCTGGGCCGGCCAGTGGTGGCCTCCGATCTTCCCGCGCTCAGGGAGATCACCGCCCCATCGGCGAATCGGTCCTTTCCCGCCGGCGACGTGGAGGCACTCAGCCGAGTGCTGACCCAGCTGGCCGCTGGAGCGCCCTTGCCCTCAACGCGTCAGACGCTACCCACCTGGAGCAGCAACGCAGTCCGCCAGGCCGAGATCTACGCGGGGCTGGTATGA
- a CDS encoding glycosyltransferase family 4 protein, with protein MRILLLSHYWAPEVGAPQRRWNRLAEALISRGHELAVLAPAPHYPGGRLLQGGGDHMAGSIRRDVTGAMVHRTIFRPYSSGVCGRGVDQMVAAADSVRLGVERFRGANRPDIIVGSVPGLPTLPAALAVGGMLHRPVVVELRDAWPDLLLSAAQWSPPLSCPSTATQARQTRRLDVVGWGARSLLPPLITRLEQEAAAVVTTTDSFAQVLRSRGVRRVVTVRNTGATTSAGRSPVGRCRSDGVLNVLYLGTVGRAQGLGFAVKAAHIAQQSGTPVVLRIVGDGAQFQEVATLARSLGAPVEMHPAVPWSEVDQHYAWADTALVSLQSWPAMSVTVPSKLYEIMSAGLHVCASVDGEARRIVEDAGCGDVTTPQDPQALASLWRALAADRSRLDVTGGRRWLADHADAEVMTDRYESLLRQVSGD; from the coding sequence ATGCGTATCCTCCTCCTCAGCCACTACTGGGCACCGGAGGTCGGTGCTCCTCAACGCCGCTGGAACCGGCTGGCCGAGGCGCTGATCTCACGTGGCCACGAACTGGCGGTGCTGGCTCCGGCTCCCCACTACCCAGGTGGTCGTCTCCTGCAAGGCGGCGGGGACCACATGGCCGGCTCGATCAGACGGGATGTCACCGGAGCGATGGTGCATCGCACGATCTTCCGCCCCTACAGCAGCGGTGTGTGCGGACGCGGAGTCGATCAGATGGTCGCGGCAGCCGACTCCGTACGCCTGGGGGTGGAGCGGTTCCGGGGAGCGAACCGCCCCGACATCATCGTCGGCTCGGTTCCCGGGCTCCCCACCCTTCCAGCAGCGCTCGCCGTCGGCGGGATGCTGCATCGCCCGGTCGTGGTGGAGCTGCGAGACGCCTGGCCGGATCTGCTTCTGTCAGCCGCACAGTGGTCCCCGCCCCTCAGCTGTCCATCGACCGCCACGCAGGCCCGCCAAACCAGGAGGCTGGACGTCGTCGGCTGGGGCGCACGCAGTCTTCTGCCACCCCTCATCACCCGCCTGGAGCAGGAGGCCGCGGCTGTGGTGACGACGACGGACTCCTTCGCACAGGTCCTGCGTTCCCGCGGGGTCCGCCGCGTGGTGACGGTGCGCAACACCGGCGCCACGACATCGGCAGGCCGATCTCCTGTCGGCCGATGCCGCTCAGACGGTGTCCTGAACGTGCTGTACCTGGGCACAGTAGGGCGCGCTCAGGGGCTGGGCTTCGCGGTGAAGGCCGCGCACATCGCCCAGCAGAGCGGCACCCCGGTGGTACTGCGGATCGTCGGCGACGGTGCGCAGTTTCAGGAGGTCGCGACCTTGGCCCGCAGCCTCGGGGCCCCCGTGGAGATGCACCCCGCTGTGCCGTGGAGTGAAGTGGACCAGCACTACGCCTGGGCCGATACGGCTCTGGTGAGTCTACAGAGCTGGCCGGCCATGTCTGTGACGGTCCCGTCCAAGCTCTACGAGATCATGTCCGCAGGACTGCACGTGTGCGCCTCGGTCGACGGCGAGGCTCGGCGCATCGTGGAGGACGCCGGCTGCGGCGACGTCACCACCCCGCAGGACCCGCAGGCCCTGGCGTCCCTGTGGAGGGCTCTGGCCGCAGACCGCAGCCGCCTGGACGTGACGGGGGGACGACGCTGGCTGGCGGACCACGCCGACGCCGAGGTCATGACGGACCGCTACGAGTCCCTCCTGAGGCAGGTGTCCGGTGACTGA
- a CDS encoding glycosyl transferase family 4, producing the protein MTTLLLSGLAVTAAVSASLTAAVIPLLKRARVMDVPVDRSLHRRPVPRGGGLAIVLAASLATWTTILAAAHQRGTVHTMTRLDVALMGLATVLAFAMLGLIEDLFSVSVRTRLVLQLALGAALGLVMHTAFEVSLWWTPVVCVGTAALVNATNFMDGANGLACSHALMTSLWYVQVAIVAPVPGLGLVMISVAGACLGFLPFNTPRAKVFLGDSGSYALGAAWAFAVTACFAQGVAVEAAVAPVLVLLADTGYTLWMRIRAGQCWYESHRLHVYQRLVCAGWPHWASALLVTLAAASCCALAAGSLVTSSRLWIPQVGMAAVLVLYLRMPSIIGAPNPFPSPRRAR; encoded by the coding sequence ATGACCACCTTGCTCCTGAGCGGGCTCGCCGTGACGGCGGCCGTTTCCGCTTCCTTGACTGCGGCTGTGATCCCACTCCTGAAGAGGGCACGAGTCATGGACGTCCCCGTGGACAGGTCTCTCCACCGACGTCCTGTTCCCCGCGGCGGTGGACTCGCCATCGTCCTGGCCGCCTCACTCGCCACCTGGACAACCATCCTCGCTGCAGCACACCAACGAGGCACTGTCCACACAATGACCAGGCTCGACGTCGCTCTCATGGGTCTGGCGACCGTGCTCGCGTTCGCGATGCTCGGACTGATCGAGGACCTGTTCTCAGTGTCTGTCAGAACTCGCCTGGTTCTCCAGCTCGCCCTGGGCGCAGCACTCGGACTGGTGATGCACACCGCCTTCGAGGTCTCACTGTGGTGGACCCCGGTGGTCTGTGTGGGCACGGCCGCGCTGGTCAACGCCACGAACTTCATGGACGGCGCCAACGGTCTGGCATGCAGCCACGCCCTGATGACCTCCCTGTGGTACGTCCAGGTGGCGATCGTGGCCCCGGTTCCCGGCCTGGGGCTCGTCATGATCTCGGTGGCCGGCGCGTGCCTCGGTTTCCTGCCCTTCAATACGCCTCGCGCCAAGGTGTTCCTGGGCGACTCCGGTTCCTACGCCCTGGGCGCTGCCTGGGCCTTCGCTGTCACGGCCTGCTTTGCCCAGGGTGTGGCCGTGGAGGCGGCAGTCGCCCCGGTCCTCGTGCTTCTGGCGGATACCGGCTACACCCTGTGGATGCGGATAAGAGCAGGCCAGTGCTGGTATGAGTCGCACCGGCTTCATGTCTACCAGCGCCTTGTCTGTGCCGGATGGCCGCACTGGGCATCGGCCCTTCTGGTGACCCTGGCCGCGGCCTCGTGCTGTGCCCTGGCGGCAGGCAGCCTTGTCACCAGTAGCCGGCTCTGGATACCTCAGGTCGGTATGGCGGCAGTCCTGGTCCTCTACCTGCGGATGCCCTCCATCATCGGAGCACCCAACCCCTTCCCCAGCCCCCGAAGGGCGAGGTGA
- the tagD gene encoding glycerol-3-phosphate cytidylyltransferase has product MKRVITYGSFDLLHYGHIDLLRRAKAMGDYLIVALSTDEFSASKGKRAYFSYEQRKAMLEAVRYVDMVVPEQTWGQKSRDVDEYGIDVFVIGDDWIGTFDEQLEGRCEIAYLPRTPEIGSAQMRPCDEGREVVQEALAQ; this is encoded by the coding sequence ATGAAACGCGTCATCACCTACGGCTCCTTCGACCTGCTCCACTATGGGCACATCGACCTGCTGCGTCGGGCCAAGGCGATGGGTGACTATCTCATTGTCGCTCTGTCGACCGACGAGTTCAGTGCCTCCAAGGGGAAGCGCGCCTACTTCTCCTATGAGCAGCGCAAGGCCATGCTTGAGGCCGTTCGCTATGTCGACATGGTCGTTCCCGAGCAGACCTGGGGGCAGAAGAGCCGAGACGTCGATGAGTACGGCATTGATGTCTTCGTCATCGGCGATGACTGGATCGGCACCTTCGACGAGCAGCTCGAAGGCCGCTGCGAGATCGCCTACCTCCCGCGGACCCCGGAGATCGGCTCCGCTCAGATGCGGCCGTGCGACGAGGGGCGGGAGGTCGTCCAGGAGGCTCTCGCGCAGTGA
- a CDS encoding polysaccharide deacetylase family protein, whose amino-acid sequence MQRRDFLLALAAGTAGCLSACNTTQPTAHSSSPASSPAQASPLTSASPSPTPSPTPSLNPLHLQDGPPSLPAPSPADSLITGLPENVGNVLAITIDDGVDSSVVDAYLDFARDSGVRLTFFVTGCYPSWTDNRDKMKPLVESGQVQLANHTWTHPDLTTLSEGEIIDELTQCENLLRNTYGVTGAPFIRPPYGGRSSVTDSVCAKVGYSTTTMWYGSFGDSGQLTPEVLLGEAQKWLLAQHIVIGHANFPTVTHVYGQIIDILRQRSLQTATLDDVYFGAGHNRHV is encoded by the coding sequence ATGCAACGCCGCGACTTCCTACTCGCCCTGGCCGCCGGAACCGCAGGCTGCCTCAGCGCCTGCAACACCACGCAACCGACAGCTCATTCCTCCTCACCAGCCTCATCCCCGGCGCAGGCCTCGCCCCTGACCTCGGCATCACCCTCACCCACACCCTCACCAACGCCCTCACTCAACCCGCTCCACCTTCAGGACGGCCCGCCGTCACTGCCCGCTCCCAGTCCGGCGGACTCGCTCATCACCGGACTGCCGGAGAACGTCGGCAACGTCCTTGCCATCACCATCGACGACGGCGTCGACTCCTCGGTCGTGGACGCCTACCTGGACTTCGCCAGGGACTCGGGAGTCCGCCTGACCTTCTTCGTCACAGGTTGCTACCCGAGCTGGACCGACAACCGGGACAAGATGAAGCCTCTGGTGGAATCGGGGCAGGTTCAGCTGGCGAACCACACCTGGACGCACCCCGACCTGACGACGCTGTCGGAGGGCGAGATCATCGACGAGCTCACCCAGTGCGAGAATCTGCTGCGCAACACCTACGGTGTCACAGGGGCACCCTTCATCCGTCCTCCCTACGGCGGCCGCAGCTCCGTCACCGACTCGGTCTGCGCCAAAGTGGGCTACTCGACCACGACCATGTGGTACGGCTCGTTCGGAGACTCCGGACAGCTCACGCCGGAGGTCCTTCTCGGTGAGGCCCAGAAGTGGCTGCTTGCGCAGCACATCGTCATCGGTCACGCAAACTTCCCCACCGTCACCCACGTCTACGGTCAGATCATCGATATTCTGCGTCAGCGCTCACTGCAGACAGCCACGCTCGATGACGTCTACTTCGGCGCCGGACACAATCGTCACGTCTGA
- the orn gene encoding oligoribonuclease, with translation MTTSDPLVWIDCEMTGLDQSADALIEVAVIVTDYELKPLADGIDVLIKPPAAALEQMDDYVRNMHTSSGLLADLEDGVTMEAARETVLNYVTSLVPEARTAQLAGNSVGTDKAFLARDMPDLIKHLHYRIVDVSSLKELAKRWYPRTFFHAPKKAGGHRALADILESIDELRYYREVLFPSGEGPSSQECKDVAERILSTPTR, from the coding sequence ATGACAACCTCTGACCCGCTGGTGTGGATCGACTGTGAGATGACAGGCCTGGACCAGAGCGCCGACGCGCTCATCGAGGTCGCCGTTATCGTCACCGACTACGAGCTCAAGCCCCTGGCGGACGGAATCGATGTGCTCATCAAGCCTCCCGCCGCCGCGCTGGAGCAGATGGACGACTATGTGCGAAACATGCACACCTCCTCCGGTCTCCTTGCCGACCTGGAGGACGGGGTGACGATGGAGGCCGCCCGCGAGACGGTCCTGAACTATGTGACCTCTCTCGTGCCCGAGGCGCGCACCGCCCAGCTCGCGGGGAACTCCGTGGGCACGGACAAGGCGTTCCTGGCCCGCGACATGCCAGATCTCATCAAGCACCTCCACTACCGGATCGTGGATGTCTCCTCCCTCAAGGAGCTGGCCAAGCGCTGGTACCCCAGGACCTTCTTCCACGCGCCGAAGAAGGCCGGCGGGCACCGTGCACTGGCAGACATCCTGGAGTCCATCGACGAGCTGCGCTACTACCGCGAGGTCCTGTTCCCCAGCGGGGAGGGACCCAGCTCCCAGGAGTGCAAGGACGTGGCCGAGCGGATCCTGAGCACGCCCACCAGGTGA
- a CDS encoding serine/threonine-protein kinase yields MSQSPAPRHLGSSYIMETRIGAGAQGEVWRGRRTDARETLAFKVLRADLVENPDVVERFIKERSTLLRVRSPFVVAIRDVVIEGATFAIVMDYVNGGDLRDLLRTHGCLPPAQVASLGTRIAQGLSAVHQAGVIHRDIKPANVLLSSRPSRGGDPAETVAIGTAPGDGVPETVVPRLADFGVARICDTFSASHITGAIGTPLYMAPEILSMQAPTSAADIYSLGIMLYEVSCGTTPFVGEPAQLLSQHARRDAGRPVGVPDPLWELIASMTSKQPGMRPSIEDVAQRLDVMQSALAGLPAAPRLASPPQSTASLVPYDWDAPPSADPMAPPVTPSNPSATSATMAIVPEAPTLVSGQQYAPSPGQVPLSPGPAGTGGFAAPGMSAAPGVSSPSGPAFYGQPGAQYSAAAAVGPQSGARHRWRRRRWVAVAAVVTVLAVVGASATWWYFFSGQEIGNRWPAALPAGNGVQEDLRYSEVSEPVMSADRTTMAFEQGGDARLVDLTKSTTTPVWKGECYKVRPWVGGSMLCTTTSDESTVIGAAGKTSQAPFSKKSFYIGATPDLGIVSDDGETSDGGPMRGYDASGKEKWSASGQYKGGRVDNGFILTYEIKSRQFQVLSAKTGEVLVSEPGKQPDSEFDKRTRFPGGFNIGSGPEAFSRVTSSGATIYKANGSEAATVSGKFSEKHWWAASAPLDASSLKDAYSSLAKASSSTTPVIGPGGTVDVVVDTSACAAKVGSKKLELPEFSQSEGCHIRPIGLLSDGQVLVEVGEYSFSDSDPGNLVVAVSPDTGRVGWKVPGAYGGTVVPAKDQSDARLLVAQGPTSTFDLVVSSITSK; encoded by the coding sequence ATGTCCCAAAGCCCGGCCCCCCGTCACCTCGGAAGCTCCTACATCATGGAGACCCGGATCGGTGCGGGTGCCCAGGGAGAGGTCTGGCGCGGTCGGCGCACTGACGCCCGCGAGACCCTGGCCTTCAAGGTACTGCGTGCCGACCTGGTGGAGAATCCCGACGTCGTGGAGCGCTTCATCAAGGAGCGCTCCACCCTGCTGCGGGTGCGCAGCCCCTTCGTTGTCGCCATTCGCGACGTCGTTATCGAGGGCGCCACCTTCGCGATCGTCATGGACTACGTCAACGGTGGCGACCTACGGGATCTGCTGAGGACTCACGGCTGTCTGCCGCCTGCGCAGGTGGCGTCCCTGGGGACGCGTATCGCTCAGGGACTGTCCGCGGTTCACCAGGCCGGCGTGATCCACCGGGACATCAAACCCGCCAACGTCCTGCTCAGCTCACGTCCCAGCAGGGGTGGTGACCCGGCTGAGACGGTTGCCATCGGTACTGCCCCGGGAGACGGTGTGCCGGAGACCGTTGTGCCCCGACTGGCGGACTTCGGGGTGGCGCGCATCTGCGACACCTTCTCCGCCTCCCACATCACGGGAGCCATCGGTACGCCGCTGTACATGGCGCCGGAGATTCTGTCCATGCAGGCCCCCACCTCAGCCGCCGACATCTACTCGCTGGGCATCATGCTCTACGAGGTGAGCTGTGGGACGACGCCGTTCGTGGGGGAGCCCGCCCAGCTGCTCAGTCAGCACGCCCGCCGTGACGCGGGTCGACCGGTCGGTGTTCCTGACCCGTTGTGGGAGCTCATCGCCTCGATGACCTCCAAGCAGCCCGGTATGCGTCCCTCCATCGAGGATGTCGCCCAGCGCCTGGACGTCATGCAGTCGGCGCTGGCGGGCCTGCCCGCCGCACCGAGGCTCGCGTCGCCGCCGCAGTCAACGGCCTCGCTCGTTCCCTACGACTGGGACGCCCCTCCGTCCGCGGATCCGATGGCGCCGCCGGTGACGCCCTCGAATCCCTCAGCGACCTCGGCCACGATGGCGATCGTCCCGGAGGCGCCGACTCTGGTCAGTGGGCAGCAGTACGCCCCCAGCCCGGGACAGGTTCCTCTCAGCCCGGGGCCTGCGGGGACCGGTGGTTTCGCCGCTCCTGGGATGTCGGCAGCCCCCGGTGTCTCCAGCCCTTCCGGACCCGCTTTCTACGGCCAACCGGGTGCGCAGTACTCGGCGGCTGCGGCGGTCGGACCGCAGTCCGGCGCGCGTCATCGGTGGCGGCGTCGTCGGTGGGTGGCTGTGGCCGCCGTGGTCACTGTCCTGGCAGTGGTGGGGGCGAGCGCGACCTGGTGGTACTTCTTCTCCGGGCAGGAGATCGGCAACCGGTGGCCGGCGGCTCTGCCTGCGGGCAACGGTGTCCAGGAGGACCTGCGATACTCGGAGGTCTCCGAACCCGTCATGTCCGCTGACAGGACCACGATGGCCTTCGAGCAGGGCGGCGATGCGAGGCTCGTCGATCTCACGAAGAGCACGACGACGCCGGTGTGGAAGGGCGAGTGCTACAAGGTCCGGCCCTGGGTCGGTGGCTCGATGCTCTGCACCACAACCAGTGACGAGTCCACGGTGATCGGGGCCGCGGGCAAGACCTCTCAGGCGCCCTTCTCCAAGAAATCCTTCTACATCGGCGCGACGCCGGACCTCGGCATCGTGTCGGACGATGGGGAGACCTCCGACGGCGGCCCCATGAGGGGGTACGACGCCTCCGGCAAGGAGAAGTGGAGTGCTTCGGGCCAGTACAAGGGAGGCCGGGTCGATAACGGCTTCATCCTCACCTACGAGATCAAGTCGCGACAGTTCCAGGTGCTGTCGGCCAAGACCGGTGAGGTGCTCGTCTCGGAGCCCGGCAAGCAACCGGACTCGGAGTTCGACAAGCGCACTCGATTCCCCGGCGGATTCAATATCGGGTCCGGGCCGGAGGCCTTCTCGCGAGTGACGTCCTCGGGTGCCACGATCTACAAGGCCAACGGCAGTGAGGCGGCCACCGTCTCAGGCAAGTTCTCGGAGAAGCACTGGTGGGCTGCGTCAGCACCACTGGATGCCTCGTCACTGAAGGACGCCTACTCCTCCTTGGCGAAGGCATCGTCCTCGACCACCCCGGTCATCGGCCCCGGAGGTACGGTCGACGTCGTCGTCGACACCAGTGCCTGCGCGGCCAAGGTCGGCAGCAAGAAGCTCGAGCTGCCCGAGTTCTCGCAGAGCGAGGGGTGCCACATCAGGCCCATTGGTCTGCTGAGCGACGGACAGGTGCTGGTGGAGGTCGGAGAGTACAGTTTCTCCGATAGTGATCCGGGGAACCTTGTTGTTGCCGTGTCGCCCGATACGGGCAGGGTCGGCTGGAAGGTTCCCGGCGCCTACGGCGGCACCGTCGTTCCCGCGAAGGACCAGAGCGACGCCCGTCTGCTGGTCGCACAAGGACCTACCTCTACCTTTGATCTGGTGGTCTCCAGCATCACCAGCAAGTAG